In Chitinophagaceae bacterium, the genomic stretch CGAAGATTTTGCCATCAAATTGCTGGAGGGTTTGGGTTATGCTTATGTCTATGCTCCAAACATTGCTCCGGATAGTAAAAACCCGGAGCGTAGCACATACGAAGAAGTATTGCTCAATAGCCGGATGACAGAAGCCGTGCAACGAATTAACCCTACTGTTCCTGTGGAAGCTCAGGAAGAAGCCATCAAAGAAATGCAGCGGATTCATTCCCCGGAATTGCTCACAAATAACGAAAGCTTTCATCGCATGCTCACCGGCGGCAAAAAGGTAAGTTATCAGAAAGATGGTAATCAAAGGGGCGACTTGGTATGGTTCATTGATTTCAACACACCGGAAAATAATGATTTTGTTGTTGCTAATCAGTTTACAGTGATAGAAGATGGGATAAACAAACGCCCGGATGTTGTTCTGTTTGTCAACGGCATTCCTCTGGTTGTCATAGAATTAAAAAATGCTGTGGATGACAAGGCTACCATTAAATCAGCATGGAACCAAATAGAAACGTATAAAGCCACCATACCGGGCCTTTTCACCTACAATGCCTTTACGGTTATTTCAGACGGCCTTGAAGCACGGGCAGGTACTATTTCCTCCGGTTTAAGCCGTTTTATGAAATGGAAAACTTCTGATGGCAAAACCGAGGCTTCAGGCCTGATACCGGAACTGGAAACACTTATCAAAGGCATGTTGAATAAAGAAACCCTGCTTGACTTGATTCAGCATTTCATTGTGTTTGAAAAATCAAAAAAAGAAGATGCCAAAACAGGTGTAACAACGATTACAACAGTTAAGAAGTTAGCCGCCTATCATCAATACTATGCCGTGAATCGTGCTGTAGAATCTGTTCTAAGGGCAGTTGGCAAAAATCCCCTCCTTGGAGGGGTGCCCGAAGGGCGGGGTGGGTCATTCCCCACCAATATCAAGACCCCTCAAATTCAG encodes the following:
- a CDS encoding DUF559 domain-containing protein, with translation MTRITENTIEDFAIKLLEGLGYAYVYAPNIAPDSKNPERSTYEEVLLNSRMTEAVQRINPTVPVEAQEEAIKEMQRIHSPELLTNNESFHRMLTGGKKVSYQKDGNQRGDLVWFIDFNTPENNDFVVANQFTVIEDGINKRPDVVLFVNGIPLVVIELKNAVDDKATIKSAWNQIETYKATIPGLFTYNAFTVISDGLEARAGTISSGLSRFMKWKTSDGKTEASGLIPELETLIKGMLNKETLLDLIQHFIVFEKSKKEDAKTGVTTITTVKKLAAYHQYYAVNRAVESVLRAVGKNPLLGGVPEGRGGSFPTNIKTPQIQRESITIKKDNKNSNENNLEHQQSFRRKILPYNPKLKELARKLRKNMTLSEVLLWNELKQKKMLGIDFDRQCPIDEYIVDFYCKDLMLAVEIDGNSHDYEEVAKKDKRRQQRLESMGVRFLRFDDIEVKKNMRNVLLSIQYWIEAHGDDFIGREPTPNPSKEGNIHESPESYGLTGV